The Spirosoma sp. SC4-14 DNA window ATCGATCAGGTGAGATTGGAGTTGGAGCAACTAATGTAACTACACAAAACGGATTTACACTATGCACGCGTCTAAGCACTATTATGCAGAAAGTATAACAAACAAAATACAACTAACTAACAATCAGAATATTATATAAAAATAAGCAGAATTAGCCAGGTGCTAAAACCAATTGAATGGTCCGCAATAAATCCGAGAATCAGGCGCCTTATAAGTTAGCCTACAAATATAGGTAAATCTACTGATTTTGTCAATTATAAATAAATTACCTCAAAAACCGACATTCATTTTCAGAAGCAGAATCGCAGGTAAAGTTTAGTCCTGCCATGCCTGTTCTTCTCTGCGAGTATCATAAATTTTATTTCACTTTTTGCCTGTAAGCAGGTTAAATTTTAGTAAGCCAATCATAAGTGCGACAACCATAGCACAGCAAACCGATGCGAATAAGATGTATTGTATTCGCTCGCCAGCCTTTATTTTCTTGTCCATAGCGCTAAGCGCATAAGTAACCATCATGAATAACTGACCAAAAACTCCCAGTACAAGTAAAATATAATTCATGATTAATAATTACTCAGTATAAAATACTACTTTTGAAAAACATATCGTAGTATTTTGCCACCAAAATTACCATTCAATAAATAACCAAAATTTGGATATACCAAGGGTCACTTTCTTTAGACCTATTGATTGCTTTAGTAATTCGAGACCCCAAAAAAGGTAAGCTTATTGATGAGAGTAGATAAATCTGTGAACCGTACTACCTGAAAGAGCAGACTTGCTTTATGCATTCGTTAGCACTGAATCAGCATTCATCATAACCAGAAAAAGTATAATCGCTTACAAACTTCAGTATTACCTATTCGCAATAATCGGAAAAGAGCACCGCTCATTTTGCGCATCAGCCACTTCTACTACGAAGATTTGTTCATTCATTCTGGCCCAGTACACCAATTTTCTTCTGGTAGACAAAGGAATATTTATTAGCGGGGAAATACCATTATTTTTTATGAAAGGCCGATTCATGCCATCAATGGTCGGTTTTCAAGAGTTGGCTACCCCCTGTCGGCAGGTCGTTCTCATAAAAAAAGAGCAGCCACTTTAGCTACTCTTTTTTTATGAGTTAAATGGGTCTACCAACGAATGTTACTTTATTTTTTGCTGTAGTACAGAAGGCTGCTGTGGCTTGGGACTAACAAAAATCGAAAGCCAGGTTCTGCGTGCCATCCGAAAAAAATAAGGAGTTAGTAGAAACAGGCTAGGGACTAATCCAATCAGGTAATAATCCAGATCTACGCCCAGCCAAACCACAACCAGGAAAAAGGTTATCAATATCCAGATTGTAAAAAAAGCATAGCTGACAAACATAGACGCCCAATAGAAACCAGGCTCGGGCATGAAATTTTGCCCACAGGCTGGACAATGATCATGCATACGGTCAAAATGACGACTAAACGCACTGTTTGTAACGAAAAAATCGCCCTGTCCGCACTGAGGGCATTTATTAAAAACAATACTATGGAACCGACTGTTAGCTGACATAATTTCATAATTTTACTACTGATTAACAGTCACTTATTAAGGTATAACCGTTAATCGGTATGGCTGTCACAAAGGTATACCAGGCCTAACTCAACCGCAAAGACATACAAACCATTGTATGGTACAAATCAACGATTTACGAACAGACTCTGCCGAAACTCGGCGGGCGTTTGCGTTGTCTGTTTCCGGAAAAATCGAACGAAGTAAGAGGGGTCGTCAAAGCCCAGGTAATAAGCTACTTCTTTCACCGATTGCGCTGTGTGCGTTAGCAGACGCTTTGCTTCAACAACCAAACGTTCGTGCAAAAGCTGACTTGCGGTTTTGCCAACAATCTTCTTACAAATGTGATTAAGATAATTTGGCGTAAGATTCATCTGTTCGGCATAACGGCTCACTTCCCTAACTGTCAGAAACTGACGCTCCAGTAATTCTTCATATTGCCGAATCCGATCATAAAGCTGCGTATCGACACCCGGCCATTGCTGATGATAGAGTCGGTTAGCCGTTTCGAGAATTATGTGTAGAAACGACAAAAAGACCTCCGCCCGGTTTGGTTGCTGCTGTTCATACTCTAAATAGGCCTGTTTGAAAACACTGCTAAACAACTCCTGCCGATCTGCTCCCGACACCAGGGGTTGTTGCTGATTTGAATGGTAGAATGGATATTGATAAAACCGGTTTCCAAACCGGCTCAGAAAAAAATTAGCATCAAAAAACAGGTTATAGCCACGAATATCGGATGATAATTGCCAGCTATGAATCTGGCCAGGTGTCAGAAAATACAACTGGTTGGCTTCTACAGTATAGGTTTTAAAGTCAATTGTGTGGGTGCCACTTCCCTGAAAAATCCACATGAGCAAATAAAACGTGTGCGCGTGTGGATCGTCGATTCCTTTTACTTCTTCAACAAGTTTTTCCAGCCGGGCCATATAAAAAAGCGTATAGGGCTCATGGCGAGGAAATGATTCAAGTTTAAATATGGGAACAGGAGCAGCCATTTCAGGAAATTATTTTTCGACCAAAACTACCGAGTCTTCGATAGCGTATGCTACACACGGCTTCAATAAATCAACTACCTGATAAATAAAACCTTACTATAGAAAAGTAGTCGTTTCGAAACCGCAGGAGCCAAAGATACAAGTATATTCATGGCGCTCCTGCGGTTTATAATCAGCAAGAAGATACCAGCCGAAAGAATTCCGGCTTACCTATCTTTTCAACTGTGTTTCGACAAAATATATCATTGCCTTACTCATAAAGGAGGCAAATTCGAGATTTTCCTGACCATTCTGGCTGGTATATCGCAGGTCGGTTACGTATAGTTGTGCTAACCCTTTGTAAGCTCCGAGTTGGTTTCCTTTACCTACCGACGGCCCCCAAAAAGCCTGAATATTGGCAAAATGGCGAACAATTTCCGTCTGAACCTGCTCCGACTCAGGTGGCAAATTCATCAACGAAAGCAGTTGTCGGGTAATGTCCTGCTGGGCGGCTTTGAGCTGTCCAAAATCAGCTTTACTCAACTGGCGCAGCCTGTGCTCACTTTCATCTACGACCTCAGCACCATAATTCTCTACGGCCTCACGTCGATAGGCTTCGGCTTTGCCGTTCGGAAAACCTTCATACAATTCTTCGTCTGTCAACATAGTTTTTTCTCCTTTCAATTTAGACATGGTTTTGTCAATCGTAGTTAACAGCGCAGCAAGTCGATCCCGCCGGGCTTCCAGAGCCCGTTTATGGTGTTGCATTGCCTGAAGAACATCGAAATCGGGAGCCTCCAGAATCCGACGGATTTCATCCAGTGAAAAATCCAGTTCCTTATAAAACAGGATTTGCTGCAATCGGATCAATTCCTGGTCGCCATATAATCGGTACCTGGCCTCGGTACGAACAGATGGCTTGAGGAGCCCCAACCGGTCATAATAATGCAGTGTGCGCACACTGATTCCAGCCAGTTTGGCAAGCTTATGAACTGAATACAAGTTCATTGAATTTGCTACGTTTGATTGACGAAGCAAAGCTACACTATGACGTAAGGGGAGAGTCAAGAAAAATTTTCACTTTTTTTCTGAAACGTTTATGCAAGGGCTGTTACCTGATTTCAACAGTATCTGCACCTTGTTGTTAAAGTAATTAACGACAAAGCCCGGTATATCGCTTACCGGGCTTTGTCGTTGAATAAGCTGCCTGCTATTCATGAAGAGATGGGTTGATCGACCTGCGGGAGGTGTCGTATAAATCGACCGACTAAATGGCCAGATGGATCATAGGCCGCCTGATAGATAAATCGTTTTGAGCAGAAAAAATCACCGCCTATGGACCGCACCTGTACTGGTTTTCCATCAACCAGAATACGGATAGGAAATTTTCGTTGAGCTGGCATACTACTGAAATCCTTTATGTACAATATACACAATGATTCCAACAACGACAGGGTATAAATCGTGCCTGACTTCCCCCAATAATCAACTGCCAGCGTCGATTTTCTTTTTATAAAGCAAACGAAAGGGAGAATCATTACAATCATTTTTTATCGGTATTGCGCCGGTGGCAA harbors:
- a CDS encoding DUF983 domain-containing protein, translating into MHDHCPACGQNFMPEPGFYWASMFVSYAFFTIWILITFFLVVVWLGVDLDYYLIGLVPSLFLLTPYFFRMARRTWLSIFVSPKPQQPSVLQQKIK
- a CDS encoding helix-turn-helix transcriptional regulator; its protein translation is MAAPVPIFKLESFPRHEPYTLFYMARLEKLVEEVKGIDDPHAHTFYLLMWIFQGSGTHTIDFKTYTVEANQLYFLTPGQIHSWQLSSDIRGYNLFFDANFFLSRFGNRFYQYPFYHSNQQQPLVSGADRQELFSSVFKQAYLEYEQQQPNRAEVFLSFLHIILETANRLYHQQWPGVDTQLYDRIRQYEELLERQFLTVREVSRYAEQMNLTPNYLNHICKKIVGKTASQLLHERLVVEAKRLLTHTAQSVKEVAYYLGFDDPSYFVRFFRKQTTQTPAEFRQSLFVNR
- a CDS encoding MerR family transcriptional regulator → MNLYSVHKLAKLAGISVRTLHYYDRLGLLKPSVRTEARYRLYGDQELIRLQQILFYKELDFSLDEIRRILEAPDFDVLQAMQHHKRALEARRDRLAALLTTIDKTMSKLKGEKTMLTDEELYEGFPNGKAEAYRREAVENYGAEVVDESEHRLRQLSKADFGQLKAAQQDITRQLLSLMNLPPESEQVQTEIVRHFANIQAFWGPSVGKGNQLGAYKGLAQLYVTDLRYTSQNGQENLEFASFMSKAMIYFVETQLKR